The DNA region TCCGACACAGCAGGAGGTAACGATGAAAATCATTTATCACTTTGTCCAAAGCTGTCGGGCACACTGGCAAAGCTATAAACATCTTGGCGTTAGCCAGTGGGATATAGAATAGCGGTTTCAGCAGTATAACGAGGTAATTCTGGAGGTGAAGATGGAAATGACAGATACCATTCGGCATCAGGCAATCATCGAAGTCACCCATCATGGGCGGTTGCTATTTGATGTTGCCCGTCAATATGGACTCCCGACAAAAACCTTGTATATGTGGGTGCGTCAAAGTGAGCAACGGACCCAACCCTCGACCTCATGGATTTATGGTTTATCGTCCATGATGTCGCAGCTGAAAGCCAAATATTTTAACTAACGGTTTCGACAAGTTTGAACTGAACTAGTAACAGTTATCGCCCCCAACGATAGAAAAAGTGTGCTCCCCAAATTTTGCGCTTTTCTAGGTTCATTCTTGTCATTTTTATTCGATACCAGTTACAGGATTTAACTGGTGGCACTGCAAGGACGCAGTCTGCCAAGGTTTCGACCTGAGTGGGCTGAACAAAAAATATTTGTTATCGCCCCCAACGATAGAAATGTGCAAATAACAAAAATAATGCGCGAATTCTAGGTTCACTCTTGTCGTTTTTTATTCACACAGGGTCAACCTGTGTCACTTATCGGGCAACGCCATGATAAGTCAGGTTTAGGCAGAGTTAAGAAGTGAGAGTTACGATATCGCCCCCAACGATGACTAACTCATTAATAAAAATAAGAATTATAGATTTTACCGATTATCTCTGCCGTTTTTATTCAACCCAACTCAACGATGAGCTTGTGGTAAACCGTCATGACAGGAGCGGATCGGAAGTTTTATCCGTATATACCGCACCAAAAACAATAAAATATGCAACCACATTCTGAGGGTTCGCTCCTGTCACCTCCCCCAAATAACTAACAACGCCACGCCCGCGTCATCTCGCGTTTGCCCAGCGCGCCAGGATAAGCTTTTACCGTAAAGCCAACGGCTTTTAGATCGCGCTTAAACTGGCCATTGGCACAGTAGGACACCAGCAATCCTTGAGCTTGTAACAGTTGGTAGCATTTCGCCAAATTCTCCTGACGCCAAACATCCGGCTGTTTATTCGGAGCAAAGGCATCAAAATAGATCAGATTGAATTGCTGGGGAGATAAAGCAATTTGCTCCAACCGCGTGTGACATTTAGTCAGCCAGAATCCAGGCAACAACTCACTGGCCTGTTCCCAAGGCGCAGCATGCAGCATGTCAAACAACGGGGCATAAGATGGTGCAAGCAACTGCTTATAGTTAAGGTGATGGAGCAAGTCCTGCGCTAATGGATAGGGTTCAACACTGACATAACGCACGGTTAACAACGGTTTATTGTCAGCCTGCCGTTGCTGATTAAGTTGCTGAAAATGCCCTAATGTCAGCAAGGCATTTAAACCCGTACCAAAACCTACTTCAAAAATAGACACTTCGCTAAACGTCTCTATTGCCGCATCAAACCCGGCGGCAATAAAGACATAACGAGACTCAGCAATCGCACCTCTGTGTGAATGGTAGGTTTCGTTTAACTCGGAATTAAATAATGTGTGGGAACCATCGTCGGTCACTTGTAAGGATATCTGTGCCATAAAACTACCAGAATGGGCTCATGTTTAATGGGACAAATTATCCGGCCGGGCAGCCGTGTCCTGCAAGCATTCGTATGGATAATCCGGCAGTAACTGGATTTCAAACAACATTGACGCCATGTCTCTTCTCACTTGCCATGCCCGATATTGTGGCGGAAAACTATGTTATGCGTTACATAGTCCGCTGAGCTGCTGACGCCACACTGGTTGCCCTGACCTTCCTCAGGATTTGCGCTCAATAATGATCGGCGCTCGCTTTTTGGGTTTCTTCAATAACACCATCATTAACAGCATCAACACACACAGCAACATCATGATGCGAAAATCTTGCAAGTAGCCAAGCACCGAAGCCTGAAACGTCACATCACTGTTGAGCTTAACCAAACCGCTGGTGGTCGTGATATTGACAGCACCGGCATGCACTGCTTCCTGCAACGCTTTGTTAAATGGCGTAATGTAATCAGCAAAGGCCGCATGATTGATCTGCACCCGTTGTGACAAATAAGTGGTAACCGCTGAAATACCGATGCTGCTGCCAATATTACGTATCAGACTGTATAAGGCTGTTCCTTCGTTACGGTACTGCGGAGCCAGCGTTGAAAAACTGATGGTCGACAAAGGCACAAAGACCAGCCCCATACCAAAACCCTGAATGACGCCAGAGTAAATAATCTCCCAACGGCTCACCTCTACAGAAAAACAGGTCATTTGCCATAGTGACAAGATCATTAACAACAAGCCGACCACAATCAGGTAGCGCAGATCTACTTTATTCGCCAGTTTCCCAACCAACATCATCCCCGCCATGGTGCCAAAACCTCGCGGAGTCAGTAGCAACCCCACATCAATTACCGGGTATCCCATCAGATTTTGTAAATAGGGCGGCAATAATGCCATGGTGGCTAACAAGACTATCCCAATAATAAAGATAAACAGTAACCCGATGACAAAGTTACGATCGCGGAACATCTGCGGTTCGAGAAACGGATGTTTAGCAGTAAACATGTGCACTAAAAACATATACATGGTTAGCGCAGCCAACGCGGCTTCTACCACAATCTCCATGCTGGCAAACCAGTTTTGTGATTCACCGCGATCAAGAAACAGTTGCAGGCTACCAATTGCTACGGCCAATAACGTAAAACCAAACAGGTCAAACTTACGTTTGGGATCTAATGGCGTTTCTTTCACAAAGGCAGCGATGCCTAACCAAGCGAGTACACCAAATGGGATATTGATATAAAACACCCAGCGCCAGTTATAGTATTCCGTGAGCCAGCCACCTAAAGACGGCCCAAGAATCGGCCCCACCATAACGCCCACGCCCCACATTGCCATAGCAGAGCCATGCTGTTCGGTGGGATAGGTATCCAATAAAACCGCTTGTGATAGCGGCACCAGACTGGCACCAAATATTCCCTGTAACAAACGGAAAATCACTATCTGATCTAGCGTTTGTGCCGCACCACATAAAGCTGAAGTGATAGTAAATCCGACCACAGACCACAAAAACAGATTTTTGCGGCCGATGCGGGCAGAGATAAAGCCCGTCATGGGCATGGCGATTGCTGCCGCCACGATATAGGAAGTTAGCACCCAGGAAACCTGATCCTGGGTTGCGCCCATCGCGCCTTGCATATGCGGCAGCGCCACATTGGCGATAGTGGTATCAAGCGCCTGCATAATGGTGGCAAGCATTACGGATAAGGTCACTAGACCGCGATTTACGCCCGGGTTTTCCATCAGTATTGCACCCAATGCTTGGATCAGAAGGCCAAATGGCGCTGATGTTGCGTATCAATAGTAACGACAGCGCTGAGACCGGCTCTTAATTTAGGTGCACCGGGCAGCGGTTCAATATGAATACGGATAGGCAAACGTTGACTAATTTTCACCCAGTTACCGGTAGCATTCTGCGCCGGGATCACTGAAAACTCGGAGCCAGTCGCCGGGCTGAGACTGCTTACAGTGCCATGCCAAGTGTAATCGGGTTGATAGTCCACATTAATTTCAACATTCTGGCCAATGCGAACATAGGTCAGTTCCTTTTCTGTGTAGTTCGCTTCTACCCACAAATTATCATCGGCGACCAGCATCATGGCGCTGCTGCCAGGATTCACATATTCCCCTTTTTCCAATACGTTAGTCACAATACCGCTAGACGGCGCATAAACATCTATGTGTTGTAGATCATTGCGCGCTTTGTCCAAGGACGCTTGCGCTTTCTTATACTTGGCATTCTGCTCTATTGGCGCATTCACATCGCCACCCAGTCCTTCTGCCGCGAGTTTTAACTCCGTATACAGCGATTCAATCTGTAGTTTTTCCTGCTCGGTATCCTGTCTAGCAGCATCATAGTCAGAATCCGAGATGTAATGCTGCTTCAACAAATTCTGTTGGCGTTGCTGCTCTCGCAGCAGGTACTGATATTGGTTTTTGGCTAATGCAATACTTGCCAGTTTGGTTTGCACATTGGCTTTAAGCACTTTCAGTAAATTAACGGTATCACTAAGGTTAGCCTCCGCTTCCGCTAGCGCAATCTGATACGGTTTAGGGTCAAGTTGAAACAGTAACTGACCGGCCTTCACCTGTTGATTGTCGCGTACCAAAACCTTAATCACTTTTCCTGCTATTTCACTGCTTATCAATGTTTTATCCGCTTTTACATAAGCATTATCTGTTTCCACATAACGCCCGCCATGCAAGTACATGGCTAAGGCGCTGATGATTAACAATGCGGGAACCACAAATAGCAATACAATGCGTTTGAGCTTACGACCAGAACGAGGATTTTCTTGGAGAGTAGAGTCTGCCGCGGACATAAATATA from Shewanella dokdonensis includes:
- a CDS encoding transposase — its product is MEMTDTIRHQAIIEVTHHGRLLFDVARQYGLPTKTLYMWVRQSEQRTQPSTSWIYGLSSMMSQLKAKYFN
- the mnmD gene encoding tRNA (5-methylaminomethyl-2-thiouridine)(34)-methyltransferase MnmD, which gives rise to MAQISLQVTDDGSHTLFNSELNETYHSHRGAIAESRYVFIAAGFDAAIETFSEVSIFEVGFGTGLNALLTLGHFQQLNQQRQADNKPLLTVRYVSVEPYPLAQDLLHHLNYKQLLAPSYAPLFDMLHAAPWEQASELLPGFWLTKCHTRLEQIALSPQQFNLIYFDAFAPNKQPDVWRQENLAKCYQLLQAQGLLVSYCANGQFKRDLKAVGFTVKAYPGALGKREMTRAWRC
- a CDS encoding DHA2 family efflux MFS transporter permease subunit translates to MENPGVNRGLVTLSVMLATIMQALDTTIANVALPHMQGAMGATQDQVSWVLTSYIVAAAIAMPMTGFISARIGRKNLFLWSVVGFTITSALCGAAQTLDQIVIFRLLQGIFGASLVPLSQAVLLDTYPTEQHGSAMAMWGVGVMVGPILGPSLGGWLTEYYNWRWVFYINIPFGVLAWLGIAAFVKETPLDPKRKFDLFGFTLLAVAIGSLQLFLDRGESQNWFASMEIVVEAALAALTMYMFLVHMFTAKHPFLEPQMFRDRNFVIGLLFIFIIGIVLLATMALLPPYLQNLMGYPVIDVGLLLTPRGFGTMAGMMLVGKLANKVDLRYLIVVGLLLMILSLWQMTCFSVEVSRWEIIYSGVIQGFGMGLVFVPLSTISFSTLAPQYRNEGTALYSLIRNIGSSIGISAVTTYLSQRVQINHAAFADYITPFNKALQEAVHAGAVNITTTSGLVKLNSDVTFQASVLGYLQDFRIMMLLCVLMLLMMVLLKKPKKRAPIIIERKS
- a CDS encoding HlyD family secretion protein, whose amino-acid sequence is MSAADSTLQENPRSGRKLKRIVLLFVVPALLIISALAMYLHGGRYVETDNAYVKADKTLISSEIAGKVIKVLVRDNQQVKAGQLLFQLDPKPYQIALAEAEANLSDTVNLLKVLKANVQTKLASIALAKNQYQYLLREQQRQQNLLKQHYISDSDYDAARQDTEQEKLQIESLYTELKLAAEGLGGDVNAPIEQNAKYKKAQASLDKARNDLQHIDVYAPSSGIVTNVLEKGEYVNPGSSAMMLVADDNLWVEANYTEKELTYVRIGQNVEINVDYQPDYTWHGTVSSLSPATGSEFSVIPAQNATGNWVKISQRLPIRIHIEPLPGAPKLRAGLSAVVTIDTQHQRHLAF